The following coding sequences lie in one Onychomys torridus chromosome X, mOncTor1.1, whole genome shotgun sequence genomic window:
- the Esx1 gene encoding homeobox protein ESX1, whose amino-acid sequence MLIHGVRRKENGLGKRLRPQQPSKVANMSCLGHCKGPSPSGLSDLLVTQVAYGDQFHEKVIYIPEPVASSGAKCSHNTLSSTEISTRECVPDGDDQGGVERKHTTLHLRSVSDAGKEMAEASDSTHSAQTVDYLKCSCSYCTEFNNLEGPMKEDILQDTQITLASTFLEGTNNQENAGFEPANEGATALVADAPRAWEGVENPELGGSFPKPNIQQEKEAVAPMLQPPPQAPLAPQEQGPLAPQGQPGFQPPVQPPPQPKPRRYRISFTQLQLRELEAYFQRVQYPDLFARINLAQRLGLPESRVQVWFQNRRAKWRQLQRTHIYRNMIPVAMSPPVGLYIDDHYGPIPVVEVIWKYHPVLPQPMDPLMLPLPPMHPPPFRAPLPPRPFHPPPFPWPHVPPNVQMPNAAMGYDPARNGQFVGRTH is encoded by the exons ATGTTAATACACGGAGTCCGCAGGAAAGAAAATGGGCTGGGGAAACGGCTGAGGCCTCAGCAGCCCAGCAAAGTGGCTAATATGTCTTGCCTTGGGCACTGCAAAGGACCATCACCCTCAGGACTAAGCGACTTACTAGT TACACAGGTAGCTTACGGGGACCAGTTCCACGAGAAGGTAATTTACATCCCAGAACCGGTGGCCAGCAGCGGTGCAAAGTGTTCTCACAATACTCTGAGTAGCACAGAAATTTCAACTCGTGAATGTGTTCCTGATGGAGATGACCAAG GGGGCGTCGAGCGGAAGCACACCAC CCTGCATCTCCGCAGTGTCTCCGACGCCGGGAAGGAAATGGCAGAAGCTAGCGACTCGACCCACAGCGCTCAAACTGTGGACTATCTCAAGTGCAGCTGCAGCTACTGCACTGAGTTCAACAACTTGGAAGGACCAATGAAGGAGGACATATTACAGG ACACTCAGATCACCTTGGCCTCAACATTTCTGGAAGGAACAAACAACCAGGAAAACGCGGGATTCGAACCCGCTAATGAAGGAGCAACTGCCCTAGTTGCTGATGCACCGCGAGCCTGGGAGGGGGTCGAAAACCCTGAGCTTGGAGGCAGCTTTCCGAAGCCCAACATTCAGCAGGAGAAGGAGGCTGTTGCCCCCATGCTGCAACCCCCGCCTCAGGCCCCTCTGGCTCCCCAGGAACAGGGCCCTCTGGCTCCCCAGGGGCAGCCAGGGTTCCAGCCTCCCGTGCAGCCCCCGCCTCAACCGAAGCCCCGCCGCTACCGTATCTCCTTCACTCAGCTTCAACTGCGGGAGCTGGAGGCTTATTTCCAGCGCGTCCAGTACCCGGACCTGTTTGCTCG AATTAACCTTGCCCAACGCCTGGGTTTGCCTGAATCCAGAGTGCAG GTTTGGTTTCAGAACAGAAGGGCCAAGTGGAGACAACTTCAGCGGACACATATATACAGAAACATGATTCCAGTTGCCATGAGTCCCCCTGTGGGCTTATACATTGATGATCATTATGGTCCCATCCCTGTTGTGGAGGTTATTTGGAAATATCACCCTGTGCTGCCACAGCCCATGGATCCTCTTATGCTGCCTCTTCCACCCATGCACCCTCCACCATTCAGGGCTCCTTTACCACCTAGGCCATTCCACCCACCTCCATTTCCCTGGCCACATGTGCCACCTAATGTTCAAATGCCCAATGCAGCTATGGGATATGACCCTGCCCGCAATGGCCAGTTTGTAGGTCGTACACACTGA